In Solanum pennellii chromosome 7, SPENNV200, the following are encoded in one genomic region:
- the LOC107026276 gene encoding lipoyl synthase 1, mitochondrial has product MNSRFTSLVSRSLKSNRHHYLLPQLFSSSTATPASPPQYPQTLEGLRHRLAAESPTLSDFTRLQSDNEYSVEVGTKKKPLPKPKWMKEAIPGGEKYTQIKKKLRELKLHTVCEEAKCPNLGECWSGGETGTATATIMILGDTCTRGCRFCNVKTSRTPPPPDPNEPANVAEAIASWGLDYIVITSVDRDDLPDQGSGHFTETVQKLKALKPHILIEALTPDFRGDPGCVEKVAKSGLDVFAHNIETVEELQSVVRDHRANFKQSMDVLKMAKEYAPAGTLTKTSIMLGCGETPEQVVRTMEKVRAAGVDVMTFGQYMRPSKRHMPVTEYITPEAFENYQVLGTQMGFRYVASGPMVRSSYKAGEFYIKSMIESDRAASSS; this is encoded by the exons ATGAATTCCCGTTTCACATCTCTCGTTTCCCGATCACTCAAATCCAATCGCCACCACTATCTTTTACCTCAATTATTCTCTTCTTCCACCGCTACACCAGCATCTCCACCTCAATACCCTCAAACCCTAGAGGGATTACGCCACCGGTTAGCGGCGGAGTCACCGACGTTATCCGATTTCACTAGACTCCAATCGGATAATGAGTATTCGGTTGAGGTAGGGACGAAGAAGAAGCCGCTTCCTAAACCGAAATGGATGAAGGAAGCTATACCTGGAGGAGAGAAATACACACAGATCAAGAAGAAATTGAGGGAATTGAAGCTTCATACTGTTTGTGAAGAGGCTAAATGCCCTAATTTGGGAGAGTGTTGGTCCGGTGGTGAAACTGGTACAGCTACCGCTACCATCATGATTCTAGGTGATACTTGTACCAGAGGTTGCAG ATTCTGCAATGTGAAGACATCACGCACTCCACCTCCTCCTGACCCAAATGAACCTGCCAATGTGGCTGAGGCCATTGCTTCATGGGGATTAGATTACATTGTGATCACTAGTGTTGACCGTGATGATTTACCTGATCAAGGAAGTGGTCATTTCACTGAGACAGTGCAGAAGTTGAAGGCATTGAAGCCACATATACTCATAGAAGCACTGA CTCCAGATTTTCGAGGTGATCCTGGGTGTGTAGAGAAAGTTGCAAAATCTGGATTAGATGTTTTTGCTCATAACATTGAAACCGTTGAAGAGCTTCAGAGTGTAGTACGAGATCATCGTGCTAACTTCAAGCAGTCCATGGACGTTTTGAAGATGGCCAAGGAGTATGCCCCTGCTGGGACATTGACAAAGACTTCAATAATGTTGGGCTGTGGGGAAACCCCCGAACAAGTTGTTAGAACAATGGAAAAAGTGCGTGCGGCGGGTGTTGATGTAATGACATTTGGCCAGTACATGAGACCATCAAAGCGTCACATGCCTGTTACTGAATACATAACCCCCGAAGCCTTTGAGAATTATCAAGTTCTTGGCACACAAATG GGATTTCGATATGTGGCTTCTGGCCCCATGGTTAGGTCATCCTACAAGGCAGGGGAATTCTATATTAAATCCATGATAGAATCTGATCGTGCAGCATCCTCGTCTTAG